From the Desulfovulcanus ferrireducens genome, one window contains:
- a CDS encoding aspartate aminotransferase family protein encodes MNKFNIIKTKEKKLHCPTYGRYPLAVKKAKGYKLYDFDGQEYIDLLAGISVCNLGHSHPEIVQVIKEQAEKLIHVSNLFYQEEQLGLAERLLGTTHLNRAFFCNSGAEANEGAIKLARRYMQKIKNKDKFEIITLAGSFHGRTLATLTATGQDKLKEGFSPYPTGFKIVPFNDITALKNGISEHTAAIMLEVIQGEGGVRPLHSEYLVQVQNICRENDLLFIIDEVQTGLARTGKFWAHQHYNLKPDIVTSAKALGNGLPIGALLTTQEISEAFGPGSHGTTFGGNALICKVAEKVVEIILRDNLAEQTKDKGQFCLNIFSEIKDEFPDLIAEVRGAGLMLGIELTIPGHEIWNKLLKKGFVLNLTQEKVLRLLPPLIIPEEELVGFAQALKGILAETV; translated from the coding sequence ATGAACAAATTTAACATAATAAAAACCAAAGAAAAAAAACTTCATTGTCCCACCTATGGACGCTATCCACTGGCTGTAAAAAAAGCCAAAGGATATAAGTTGTATGATTTTGATGGTCAGGAGTATATTGACCTGCTGGCTGGCATCTCTGTGTGCAATTTAGGCCACAGTCACCCTGAAATTGTGCAGGTGATAAAAGAACAGGCTGAAAAGCTCATCCACGTTAGCAACTTGTTTTATCAAGAAGAACAATTAGGCCTGGCGGAAAGATTACTGGGTACAACTCATCTGAACCGAGCCTTTTTCTGTAATTCCGGGGCAGAGGCCAATGAAGGGGCCATTAAGCTGGCCAGGCGATACATGCAAAAAATAAAAAACAAGGATAAATTTGAAATCATAACCTTAGCTGGCTCCTTTCACGGCCGGACCCTGGCCACTTTGACCGCTACAGGCCAGGACAAACTAAAAGAAGGGTTTTCACCCTACCCTACAGGATTTAAAATCGTTCCTTTTAATGACATTACGGCTTTGAAAAATGGCATAAGTGAACACACTGCGGCCATTATGCTGGAAGTCATTCAGGGGGAGGGTGGAGTTAGGCCGCTACACTCTGAATACCTTGTGCAGGTTCAGAATATCTGCCGTGAAAATGATTTGCTCTTTATTATTGACGAAGTGCAGACAGGGTTGGCCAGAACCGGCAAATTCTGGGCGCATCAGCATTACAATTTGAAACCGGACATTGTTACTTCAGCCAAAGCGCTAGGCAACGGCCTGCCAATCGGGGCCCTGCTCACCACGCAAGAAATAAGTGAGGCATTTGGCCCAGGCAGTCACGGGACAACTTTTGGGGGCAATGCCCTAATTTGCAAGGTGGCAGAGAAGGTTGTTGAAATTATTCTTCGAGATAACCTTGCAGAACAAACCAAGGATAAGGGACAATTTTGCCTGAACATCTTTTCAGAGATTAAAGACGAATTTCCAGATTTAATAGCCGAAGTTCGGGGCGCAGGCCTCATGTTGGGCATAGAACTCACCATCCCCGGCCATGAGATCTGGAACAAACTGCTTAAAAAGGGCTTTGTCCTCAACCTGACCCAGGAGAAAGTCCTTCGCCTTTTACCCCCTCTCATCATCCCCGAAGAAGAACTTGTGGGATTTGCACAGGCTCTAAAAGGGATTCTGGCAGAAACTGTTT
- a CDS encoding sulfite exporter TauE/SafE family protein, whose product MLHMYLPIAGNSVNVFLIFGLGGLVGLLSGIFGVGGGFLMTPLLIMFGIPPTVAAASDSNQIVGASTSGTLAHYRLGNVDMKMGVLLLIGGVLGGAIGVQVIKVLRALGNADFLINITYVIMLGFVGTYMFIESLQNLRKSKVKTSDKSLESTPKESIYIKFMKTLPFQTTFEKSGVTMSMLMPLILGTFVGILAAIMGVGGGFIMVPVMVYLLRMPMHVVVGTSLFQILFTCINVTIMQSYTNHTVDFVLALLLLLGSTVGAQFGTRISKKLKGDQLKIILASLVLLVMVKMLFSLLLPPSMLLSYAGGH is encoded by the coding sequence ATGCTTCACATGTATTTGCCCATTGCTGGAAACAGCGTGAATGTTTTTTTGATTTTTGGTCTGGGTGGATTGGTAGGGCTACTTTCTGGTATTTTTGGTGTTGGGGGAGGTTTTTTGATGACTCCCTTGCTTATTATGTTTGGTATTCCTCCAACTGTGGCTGCAGCATCCGATTCCAATCAGATCGTGGGCGCGTCAACTTCAGGTACATTAGCACACTATCGTCTGGGTAATGTTGATATGAAAATGGGGGTGTTGCTGCTTATTGGTGGTGTGTTGGGAGGTGCTATAGGCGTTCAGGTTATTAAAGTGCTCAGGGCTCTCGGTAATGCTGATTTTTTGATCAATATTACTTATGTTATTATGCTTGGCTTTGTTGGAACGTACATGTTTATTGAGAGCTTGCAAAATTTACGCAAAAGTAAAGTTAAGACATCCGACAAGTCTTTGGAAAGCACTCCAAAAGAATCTATTTATATAAAATTTATGAAAACACTCCCTTTTCAAACTACTTTTGAAAAATCAGGCGTGACAATGTCAATGTTAATGCCTCTCATCTTAGGAACGTTTGTTGGTATTCTGGCTGCCATAATGGGAGTTGGTGGTGGTTTTATCATGGTTCCTGTCATGGTTTATCTGCTCAGAATGCCGATGCATGTAGTCGTAGGAACAAGTCTGTTTCAGATTTTATTTACATGTATTAATGTTACGATTATGCAATCATATACAAACCATACGGTTGATTTTGTTCTAGCGTTGCTTTTATTACTTGGTTCCACGGTAGGAGCACAATTTGGTACAAGGATTAGTAAAAAATTGAAGGGTGACCAATTAAAAATTATTTTGGCATCGCTTGTATTGCTTGTTATGGTAAAGATGTTGTTCAGTTTGTTGTTGCCACCT